In Endozoicomonas sp. GU-1, one DNA window encodes the following:
- a CDS encoding ankyrin repeat domain-containing protein has protein sequence MDVTSDYSSSVPMEVSGSSDEVSGSTGHGAFHGRDAVPVFVNTRCGHRFDLDRVSRDFAKELAGTRKCAACQNNPMPLVNEHTGEYYRDEHFPDPIFFYACIRGDQSLIRSRLLQGVNVNVPMEHDLTALIWASQNGHLEIARLLIGSGADVNAVTDKGITALMSASLIGCREIANLLINNSADINAVSNKGTTALMLAASRGHREIIVLLMDRGADLHVCRSNADNLNGWTALMSASDNGHVEAARLMINRGAKVNAVMENGSTALMLASGNGHCETAELLIDNGSEVNAVMDDGSTALKLAANNGYRKVARLLIGNGADVNACADNGLTVLMSASMYGKREVAELLIDHDADVNAVSEDGLTALMLASRNGHLEIARLLISKFADVKARMDDGASAVIFAARNEHWEIVKLLVNSGAEVNDSMDNGLTVLMSASWRGQQEVAALLIHKGADVSARVDNGLTALMSASQSGHRDVGVLLIGNGADVNATMTDGSTALMLAAESGWSEVAELLIERGAEVDAVTDNGLTALMSASENGQREVARLLIVRGAEVNARMTDGINALMLAVMKGLLGTTELLISSGAEVNASNDDGLTALMIAARSGHSDIVRLLIDKGASVNVCMSDGFTSLMLASRNGHLKVARLLVDNNSEIDVAMDDGSTALMFACEKGHREVARLLIDRGADVNTVMHTGLTALMFASQNGHEEIVRLLIDRGAEVDVVLKNGTTALMLGCLHGRRQVVELLINIGTEVNVARNDGFTALMSACERGYRDVAGLLIDSGVKVNIRMGNGATALMFASRNGHVETVRLLLDKGAELNASTDNGVTALMLAAQNRQWEVVELLIKVLIREGIG, from the coding sequence ATGGATGTCACTTCCGATTATTCATCCTCCGTTCCCATGGAGGTCTCCGGGTCGTCGGATGAGGTTTCTGGTTCCACTGGACATGGGGCTTTTCATGGCCGTGACGCAGTACCCGTGTTCGTAAATACCCGGTGCGGACACCGCTTTGATCTGGATCGTGTTTCCAGGGATTTTGCCAAAGAACTGGCCGGTACCCGTAAGTGCGCGGCTTGTCAGAATAATCCGATGCCTCTGGTCAATGAGCATACCGGTGAATATTACCGGGACGAACACTTCCCTGATCCGATATTTTTTTACGCCTGTATTCGTGGGGATCAGTCTTTGATTCGTTCCCGGTTGCTCCAGGGGGTTAATGTTAATGTTCCTATGGAGCATGACTTAACCGCCCTGATATGGGCATCCCAGAACGGGCACCTTGAGATTGCAAGGCTGCTGATCGGCAGCGGTGCTGACGTCAATGCCGTTACGGACAAAGGCATCACAGCCCTGATGTCGGCATCCCTGATCGGGTGCCGGGAGATCGCCAACCTGCTGATCAACAACAGCGCTGACATCAATGCCGTTTCCAACAAAGGCACCACTGCCCTGATGCTGGCAGCCAGCAGGGGGCACCGGGAGATCATCGTACTGCTGATGGACAGGGGAGCTGACCTCCATGTCTGCCGGAGCAATGCCGACAATCTCAATGGCTGGACAGCCCTGATGTCGGCATCCGATAACGGGCACGTGGAGGCTGCCAGGCTAATGATCAATAGGGGGGCTAAGGTTAATGCCGTTATGGAAAATGGCTCCACAGCCCTGATGTTGGCATCCGGAAACGGGCATTGCGAGACCGCTGAGTTGCTGATCGACAATGGTTCCGAGGTCAATGCCGTTATGGATGATGGCTCAACAGCCCTGAAGCTGGCAGCCAATAACGGGTACCGTAAGGTTGCCAGGCTGCTGATTGGCAACGGCGCAGACGTCAATGCCTGTGCAGACAATGGCTTGACTGTCCTGATGTCGGCATCCATGTATGGGAAGCGTGAGGTCGCTGAACTGCTGATTGACCACGATGCTGATGTCAATGCTGTCAGTGAAGATGGCTTGACTGCCCTGATGTTGGCATCCCGGAATGGGCATCTGGAGATTGCCCGGCTGCTGATCAGCAAGTTCGCTGATGTTAAAGCCAGGATGGATGATGGTGCCAGTGCCGTGATATTTGCAGCCAGGAACGAACATTGGGAGATCGTTAAACTGCTGGTCAACAGCGGTGCTGAGGTCAACGACAGTATGGACAATGGTTTGACTGTCCTGATGTCAGCATCCTGGCGCGGACAGCAGGAGGTCGCCGCGCTGCTGATCCACAAAGGTGCAGATGTCAGTGCCAGGGTGGATAATGGCTTGACTGCCCTGATGTCGGCATCCCAGAGTGGACACCGGGATGTCGGCGTGCTGTTGATCGGCAATGGTGCTGATGTCAATGCCACTATGACAGATGGTTCCACTGCTTTGATGTTGGCAGCAGAGAGCGGGTGGAGTGAGGTCGCGGAGTTGTTGATCGAAAGAGGCGCTGAGGTCGATGCCGTAACTGACAATGGCTTGACTGCCCTGATGTCGGCATCGGAGAACGGGCAGCGGGAGGTCGCCAGGCTGTTGATTGTCAGGGGAGCTGAGGTCAATGCCAGGATGACTGATGGCATCAATGCCTTGATGTTGGCAGTCATGAAAGGGCTGTTGGGCACCACTGAACTGCTGATCAGCAGTGGTGCCGAAGTCAACGCCAGTAACGACGATGGCTTAACAGCCCTGATGATTGCGGCCCGGAGCGGCCACAGTGATATTGTCAGGTTGCTGATCGACAAGGGCGCGTCTGTCAATGTCTGTATGTCCGACGGTTTTACTTCTCTGATGTTGGCATCCCGGAATGGGCACCTGAAGGTTGCCCGGCTGCTGGTTGATAACAACTCTGAGATCGATGTTGCCATGGATGATGGTTCCACTGCCCTGATGTTTGCCTGCGAGAAAGGACACCGGGAGGTTGCCAGGTTGCTGATTGACCGGGGCGCTGACGTCAATACCGTTATGCACACTGGCCTCACTGCCCTGATGTTTGCATCTCAGAATGGACACGAGGAGATTGTCAGGCTGTTGATCGACAGGGGGGCTGAGGTCGATGTTGTGTTAAAAAATGGTACCACAGCCCTTATGTTGGGGTGCCTGCACGGGCGTCGTCAGGTCGTCGAGCTGCTGATCAACATCGGCACTGAGGTCAATGTTGCCAGGAACGACGGTTTTACTGCCTTGATGTCGGCATGCGAGAGAGGCTATCGGGATGTTGCCGGGCTGTTGATCGACAGTGGCGTCAAGGTCAATATCCGCATGGGAAATGGTGCCACTGCCCTGATGTTTGCATCCCGGAATGGACACGTGGAGACTGTCAGGCTGTTGCTCGACAAGGGCGCTGAGCTCAATGCCAGTACCGACAATGGCGTCACTGCCCTGATGTTGGCAGCACAGAACAGGCAGTGGGAGGTTGTCGAACTGCTGATCAAAGTCTTGATACGGGAGGGGATAGGATAA
- a CDS encoding ankyrin repeat domain-containing protein, producing the protein MLPLVREAGACVYEDSPFCEALPLQACRTGDVEKLTALLRLDPGTARKTFRSAVTGQQVDLMIVAAQNNNADCLQALMAAGADPNTVRSADGATPLLIAAQNDNTACLQVLLDAGADLNATLASGVTPLFIAACHNSTACLRLLIAAGAKLNATQGPEGATPLYIAAQNNSLACLQALITAGAKLNAALNTGVTPLFIAAQKNHIACLQALLTAGAELDVARTSDGITPLLIATQQNSVACLRALIVAGAKLNAAMTSGATALFTAAQNNYIACLQALISAGADLNAARTSNNTTPLFIAAENNHISCLQALILAGADLNAARTSGATPLFIAVQKNNITCLQALITAGADFNAALNSGSTPLFIAAQDNHLACLRALITAGAKLNTGRNLDGATPVYIAAQHNNINCLLVLLIAGADPNIACTDDGATPLYVAVQSNNTACLQALISAGADPNIACTDDGSTPLMVAAETNNIDCLQALIAAGADLNARTTDGATALSIAAGSNNIACLQALSAALARKED; encoded by the coding sequence GTGTTACCGCTGGTACGGGAGGCCGGTGCCTGTGTTTATGAGGACTCACCCTTCTGCGAAGCCCTACCACTGCAAGCCTGTCGTACTGGTGATGTCGAGAAATTAACCGCGCTTTTGAGGTTGGACCCTGGCACGGCCCGGAAAACGTTCAGGTCTGCAGTTACTGGGCAGCAGGTTGATCTAATGATCGTCGCTGCCCAGAACAATAACGCCGACTGCCTGCAAGCCTTGATGGCTGCCGGGGCAGATCCCAACACGGTCCGGTCTGCAGATGGTGCCACCCCTCTGTTAATCGCTGCCCAGAACGATAACACCGCCTGCCTGCAAGTCCTGTTGGATGCCGGGGCGGATCTCAATGCCACCTTGGCTTCGGGTGTCACACCACTGTTCATCGCTGCCTGTCACAATAGCACCGCTTGCCTGCGTCTCCTGATCGCTGCCGGGGCGAAACTCAATGCCACTCAGGGTCCGGAGGGTGCCACCCCGCTGTACATTGCTGCCCAGAACAATAGCCTCGCCTGCCTGCAAGCCCTGATCACTGCCGGGGCGAAGCTCAACGCTGCCCTGAATACAGGTGTTACCCCGCTGTTCATCGCTGCCCAGAAGAATCACATCGCCTGCCTGCAAGCTCTGCTCACTGCCGGGGCAGAGCTTGATGTCGCCAGAACTTCGGATGGTATCACCCCGTTGCTGATTGCTACCCAGCAGAATAGCGTCGCCTGCCTGAGAGCCCTGATCGTTGCAGGGGCAAAGCTCAATGCCGCCATGACTTCGGGTGCCACCGCGCTATTCACCGCGGCCCAGAATAATTACATTGCCTGCCTGCAAGCCCTGATCTCTGCCGGGGCTGATCTCAACGCCGCCCGGACTTCGAATAATACCACTCCGCTGTTTATCGCGGCCGAGAACAATCATATCTCCTGCCTGCAAGCCCTGATCCTTGCCGGGGCGGATCTCAATGCCGCCCGGACTTCGGGTGCCACCCCGCTGTTCATTGCTGTCCAGAAAAATAACATCACCTGCCTGCAAGCCCTGATCACTGCCGGGGCAGATTTCAACGCCGCCTTGAATTCAGGCTCCACCCCGCTGTTCATCGCTGCCCAGGACAATCACCTCGCCTGTCTGAGAGCCCTGATCACTGCCGGGGCAAAGCTTAACACCGGCCGAAATTTAGATGGTGCTACCCCGGTGTACATTGCTGCCCAGCACAATAACATCAACTGCCTGCTAGTCCTGCTCATTGCCGGGGCGGATCCCAACATTGCCTGTACGGATGATGGTGCCACCCCACTTTACGTCGCTGTCCAGAGCAATAACACCGCCTGCCTGCAAGCCCTGATCTCAGCCGGGGCGGATCCCAACATTGCCTGCACGGATGATGGGAGTACTCCACTGATGGTCGCTGCCGAGACCAATAACATCGACTGCCTGCAAGCCCTGATTGCGGCAGGGGCAGATCTCAACGCCCGGACTACGGATGGTGCTACCGCACTGTCCATCGCTGCAGGGAGCAATAATATCGCCTGCCTGCAAGCCCTGAGCGCTGCCCTGGCCAGGAAGGAAGACTGA